The Humulus lupulus chromosome 3, drHumLupu1.1, whole genome shotgun sequence genome window below encodes:
- the LOC133823964 gene encoding mitogen-activated protein kinase kinase kinase 20-like, with protein MKRPREVEEDDHDCDHRSPKLDISVSEDGVGEWVRGPLLGKGCFGCVHKALFPERRLLRFKDFPPVLAVKSAWDSCSIDELIMEEKVYQCVGSSPHIIKCYGHDFTLGGEGGAILNVFLEYASGGCLESLIESNSVGLLESEARSHTRSILRGLKLIHDKGFVHCDVKPANILMVPSTKNYGGMVAKIGDFGLAKLGSCRSSNYDDGGRRLKRSNPSPLSSSVRGTLLYLSPEAVVESVQEQASDIWALGCVVLEMLTGRPPWKEMLTKEELLQKIGRETPLDALPHHGAGFSQTARDFLIKCFTRNPNERPSAEMLLNHPFAMESTIEGLEEMLFMYAAGRNDINPRHDLQEEDITIIDDDDDDDDDDDSSSSSSCSNDSCIELEKEQFQLEVE; from the coding sequence ATGAAGAGACCACGAGAAGTAGAAGAAGATGATCATGATTGTGATCATCGTAGTCCAAAATTAGATATAAGCGTGAGTGAAGACGGTGTTGGTGAATGGGTGCGCGGGCCGTTGCTCGGAAAAGGATGTTTCGGGTGCGTTCACAAAGCTCTCTTCCCCGAACGTAGGCTACTACGATTCAAAGATTTCCCTCCGGTTTTGGCGGTAAAATCTGCGTGGGATTCTTGCTCGATTGATGAGCTGATAATGGAGGAGAAGGTGTATCAGTGTGTGGGCTCCAGTCCTCACATCATCAAGTGCTACGGCCACGATTTTACCCTCGGCGGTGAAGGAGGAGCGATTCTAAATGTGTTTCTTGAATACGCGTCCGGTGGGTGTTTGGAGAGTTTGATCGAGAGTAACAGCGTAGGATTGCTCGAGTCGGAAGCAAGATCACACACTCGTTCGATTCTTCGAGGGCTTAAGCTGATTCACGACAAGGGTTTTGTTCACTGCGACGTGAAGCCAGCCAACATTCTAATGGTGCCTAGCACAAAAAATTATGGTGGTATGGTGGCGAAGATTGGTGATTTTGGTCTAGCGAAGTTGGGGAGTTGTAGAAGTAGTAATTACGATGATGGAGGAAGGCGGCTGAAGAGATCAAACCCATCACCATTATCATCATCGGTGAGAGGAACCTTGTTGTATCTGTCTCCAGAAGCGGTGGTGGAGAGTGTTCAAGAGCAGGCGTCTGATATTTGGGCTCTTGGGTGTGTGGTTCTGGAGATGCTGACTGGAAGACCGCCATGGAAGGAGATGCTGACGAAGGAGGAGTTGTTGCAGAAGATAGGTAGAGAAACGCCGCTTGATGCTCTACCACATCATGGAGCAGGGTTTTCCCAGACTGCTAGAGATTTCTTAATCAAGTGTTTTACGAGGAACCCCAATGAGAGACCCTCTGCTGAGATGTTGCTGAATCATCCCTTTGCTATGGAGTCTACCATCGAAGGTCTTGAGGAGATGCTGTTCATGTATGCTGCTGGTAGGAATGATATTAATCCTCGTCATGATCTGCAGGAGGAGGATATTACTATTATTGATGACGACGACGacgacgatgatgatgatgattctagttccagtagcagttgcagtaatGACAGTTGCATCGAATTAGAAAAAGAACAATTTCAACTTGAAGTAGAATAG